A window of the Polaribacter batillariae genome harbors these coding sequences:
- the fabD gene encoding ACP S-malonyltransferase produces the protein MKAYIFPGQGAQFTGMGLDLYEKSALAQEYFEKANAILGFSITDVMFEGTTEQLKETKVTQPAIFLHSVILAKVLGDSFQPEMVAGHSLGELSALVANGVLSFEDGLTLVSKRALAMQKACEAAPSTMAAVLGLEDHVVEETCAEIDGVVVAANYNCPGQLVISGEIEAVEKTCAILTEKGAKRAILLPVGGAFHSPMMEPAREELAAAIEATEFKEPSCPVYQNVTASAVTNANEIKKNLMLQLTAPVKWTQSIQAMIADGGTEFIEVGPGKVLQGLMRKIDRSVAASGASFE, from the coding sequence ATGAAAGCATATATCTTTCCGGGTCAAGGAGCACAATTTACAGGAATGGGGTTAGATTTGTACGAAAAATCTGCATTGGCACAAGAATATTTCGAAAAAGCAAACGCTATTTTAGGGTTTTCTATTACAGATGTTATGTTCGAAGGAACTACAGAGCAATTAAAAGAAACGAAAGTTACTCAACCTGCTATTTTCTTACATTCTGTAATTTTAGCGAAGGTTTTAGGAGATTCTTTTCAACCAGAAATGGTTGCTGGACATTCTTTAGGAGAATTATCGGCATTAGTTGCAAACGGTGTTTTGTCTTTTGAAGATGGTTTAACCTTAGTTTCTAAACGTGCTTTGGCCATGCAAAAAGCATGTGAAGCAGCACCATCTACAATGGCTGCAGTTTTAGGTTTAGAAGATCATGTTGTAGAAGAAACCTGCGCAGAAATAGATGGAGTAGTAGTCGCTGCAAATTATAATTGTCCTGGGCAATTGGTAATTTCTGGAGAAATTGAAGCAGTTGAAAAAACCTGTGCAATTTTAACTGAAAAAGGAGCAAAAAGAGCCATTTTATTGCCTGTTGGAGGTGCATTTCATTCGCCAATGATGGAGCCTGCAAGAGAAGAATTAGCAGCTGCAATCGAAGCAACTGAGTTTAAAGAACCATCTTGCCCTGTTTACCAAAATGTAACTGCTAGTGCTGTTACCAATGCAAATGAGATTAAGAAAAATTTAATGCTTCAATTAACTGCGCCTGTAAAATGGACCCAATCGATCCAGGCAATGATTGCTGATGGAGGTACCGAATTTATAGAAGTAGGACCAGGAAAAGTGTTGCAAGGTTTAATGCGTAAAATCGATAGAAGTGTGGCTGCAAGTGGAGCTTCTTTCGAGTAA
- a CDS encoding DUF547 domain-containing protein codes for MKKILLTLITVFTFAQTNAQTSIFNNLLQKHVTEDGVVDYKAFKEDKAKLDSYISYLEKTSPESSWSENKKKAFWINAYNAYTIKLILENYPLKSIMNIKEKGKTAWKIPFAKVGGKTYTLDHIEHEILRKKLFDPRIHVGVNCASGSCPKLGNMAFTEENVDATLEKLMKEFVNDSSRNKISNKKVQISSIFDWFKKDFTKNGSVIDYLNKYSNTEINKNARISYLKYDWSLNGK; via the coding sequence ATGAAAAAAATACTTTTAACATTAATTACCGTTTTTACATTCGCACAAACAAACGCACAAACATCTATATTTAACAATTTACTTCAAAAGCACGTTACCGAAGATGGTGTTGTAGATTACAAGGCTTTTAAAGAAGACAAAGCTAAATTAGACAGTTACATTTCTTATTTAGAAAAAACCTCTCCAGAGAGTTCTTGGTCAGAAAACAAGAAAAAAGCTTTTTGGATTAATGCGTACAATGCTTATACCATTAAACTTATTTTAGAAAACTATCCACTAAAAAGCATTATGAATATTAAAGAAAAAGGAAAAACCGCTTGGAAAATCCCTTTTGCTAAAGTTGGTGGAAAAACCTATACTTTAGATCATATAGAACATGAAATTTTACGCAAGAAATTGTTTGATCCTCGAATTCATGTAGGTGTAAATTGTGCATCTGGTTCTTGTCCGAAATTAGGAAACATGGCGTTTACAGAAGAAAATGTAGATGCTACTTTAGAAAAATTAATGAAAGAATTCGTAAACGATTCTTCAAGAAATAAAATATCGAATAAAAAAGTTCAAATTTCTTCAATTTTCGATTGGTTTAAAAAAGATTTTACTAAAAATGGTTCTGTAATCGATTATTTAAACAAATATTCCAATACAGAAATTAATAAAAATGCAAGAATAAGTTATTTGAAGTACGATTGGAGTTTGAACGGAAAATAA
- a CDS encoding arsenosugar biosynthesis-associated peroxidase-like protein, which produces MSKTYYDSADLRKFGKITEWSEELGNKFFDYYGKVFEEGALTAREKSLIALAVAHTEQCPYCIDAYTKDTLQRGITKEEMMEAIHVGAAIKSGATLVHGVQMMNKVNKLEM; this is translated from the coding sequence ATGTCTAAAACATATTACGATTCTGCAGATTTAAGAAAATTTGGAAAAATAACTGAATGGAGCGAAGAACTTGGAAACAAGTTTTTCGATTATTATGGAAAAGTCTTTGAAGAAGGTGCACTAACTGCTCGTGAAAAATCTTTAATTGCTTTGGCAGTTGCACATACAGAACAATGCCCTTATTGTATAGATGCATACACTAAAGACACCTTACAAAGAGGTATTACCAAAGAAGAAATGATGGAAGCAATTCATGTGGGTGCAGCCATTAAAAGTGGTGCAACTTTGGTGCATGGAGTTCAAATGATGAATAAAGTAAATAAATTAGAAATGTAA
- the arsS gene encoding arsenosugar biosynthesis radical SAM (seleno)protein ArsS (Some members of this family are selenoproteins.): protein MATKSLKARNNDIANTSRQMEILSNGIFANGELPTFAEKIKETGHFPLRPKKLEILQINLGYMCNQVCEHCHVDAGPDRKEIMTVETMKQCLEVIKKTEAHTLDLTGGAPEMNPNFRWFVEEASKAGIKDFIVRSNLTIIRANKKYYDLPEFFKKHNVHVVSSMPHWTRGKTDKQRGKGVFDLSIKALQELNAVGYGMPGSHLKLDLVYNPSGAFLPGDQMALENDFKKALKEDFDIDFHSLFAITNLPISRFLDYLIASDNYEDYMHSLLDAYNPAAVENVMCTNTLSVSWDGWLFDCDFNQMLNLKVASKVKHIKDYNEELLQDRNIIINQHCYGCTAGAGSSCQGVVA from the coding sequence ATGGCTACAAAATCATTAAAAGCAAGAAATAACGATATTGCAAATACGTCTCGCCAAATGGAAATTCTTTCTAACGGAATTTTTGCAAACGGAGAATTACCAACATTTGCAGAAAAAATTAAAGAAACAGGTCACTTTCCACTGCGCCCTAAAAAACTAGAAATTTTACAAATAAATTTAGGGTATATGTGCAACCAAGTGTGTGAACATTGTCATGTAGATGCTGGACCAGACAGAAAAGAAATTATGACTGTAGAGACCATGAAGCAGTGTTTGGAAGTCATCAAAAAAACAGAAGCACACACGTTAGATTTAACTGGTGGAGCTCCAGAAATGAACCCTAACTTTAGATGGTTTGTAGAAGAAGCATCTAAAGCCGGAATTAAAGATTTTATTGTACGATCTAATTTAACCATAATTAGAGCGAATAAAAAATACTACGACTTACCAGAATTTTTTAAAAAACACAATGTACACGTAGTTTCGTCTATGCCACATTGGACTCGCGGAAAAACCGACAAACAACGTGGAAAAGGTGTTTTCGATTTATCTATAAAAGCATTGCAAGAATTAAATGCAGTGGGTTATGGAATGCCAGGATCTCATCTAAAATTAGATTTAGTATATAATCCATCAGGAGCATTTTTACCTGGAGATCAAATGGCTTTAGAAAATGATTTTAAAAAAGCATTGAAAGAAGATTTTGATATCGATTTTCATAGTCTTTTTGCAATTACCAATTTACCCATTAGCCGTTTTTTAGATTATTTAATTGCTTCAGATAATTATGAAGATTATATGCACTCTTTGTTAGACGCATACAATCCTGCAGCTGTAGAAAATGTAATGTGTACAAACACATTATCCGTAAGTTGGGATGGTTGGTTGTTTGACTGTGATTTTAACCAAATGCTAAATTTAAAAGTAGCAAGTAAGGTAAAACACATTAAAGATTATAACGAAGAATTGTTACAAGACAGAAACATTATTATCAATCAACATTGTTATGGTTGCACTGCTGGCGCAGGAAGTAGTTGTCAAGGTGTTGTAGCTTAA
- a CDS encoding TIGR04282 family arsenosugar biosynthesis glycosyltransferase — protein MRNKTAILIFANSAEKEVERKSFLSTEIFSALNRQTLKIVKKSKIKYFLFSEKEQVGNNFGERFSNAIETLFNKGFDNVITIGSDTPHLKVRHLLETEKSLVSNDLVLGPSKDGGFYLMGIKKAHFNKKTFLKLPWQTSRLQKCISTISKSKNLEITFLEILSDIDKLEDVQLIIDSFKTLSASILHLLKRYIKLQKIFVFSTFFNIKKVFHAPNFNKGSPIVFA, from the coding sequence ATGAGAAACAAAACTGCCATATTAATTTTTGCAAACTCTGCTGAAAAAGAAGTGGAAAGAAAATCGTTTCTTTCTACTGAAATTTTTTCTGCGTTAAATAGGCAAACTTTAAAAATAGTTAAAAAGTCTAAAATTAAATACTTTCTTTTTTCTGAAAAAGAACAAGTTGGAAACAATTTTGGAGAACGTTTTTCTAATGCCATCGAAACCCTTTTTAATAAAGGTTTCGATAATGTAATTACTATTGGTAGTGACACACCTCACTTAAAAGTTCGCCATTTATTAGAAACTGAAAAGAGTTTAGTTTCTAACGATTTGGTTTTAGGTCCTTCAAAAGATGGTGGTTTTTATTTAATGGGAATTAAAAAGGCTCATTTCAATAAAAAAACCTTTTTAAAACTACCTTGGCAAACCAGTCGTTTACAGAAGTGTATTTCCACGATTTCAAAATCTAAAAATTTAGAAATTACTTTTTTAGAAATTCTAAGTGATATCGACAAACTAGAAGATGTTCAATTAATAATCGATAGTTTTAAAACACTTTCAGCTTCAATTTTACATCTTTTAAAAAGATATATAAAACTTCAAAAAATATTTGTTTTTTCTACTTTTTTCAACATAAAAAAAGTATTTCATGCTCCAAACTTCAATAAAGGTTCACCTATTGTTTTTGCGTAA
- a CDS encoding SusD/RagB family nutrient-binding outer membrane lipoprotein — protein MKKIIYIIAIFAITFASCTKDFEEINTNQNSPVSVQPSLLLRQVIYDYGEQMSYEGFAAGNLLSQHYALLDFNLFDRHDLKSPQLGGNPWPIFFTNLRDNEIILKKSREAPAFAVYEGPALILKAYMAAALTDIFGDVPYFEAFNGVGGTVTPKYDLQEDIYQKENGILDNLDKAIAAINAYTAAIPLEGDILFNGDLNAWVRFANSLKIKYLMRISNKVDVSNQLQAIFTSGNYIKNNSENATFDFTNTAPNNFRFAQLRDGDFTNFVMSETAEEIFADLNDNRVATFYQPFKNSNSNEFNGLINGINASTTTPSPNDYSLVGKIFREDTSTLDANFMTAWETSFLLAEAAQKGLITTNVETLYNNAVTLAFEYWNTNLPATYLAGNANLNAVGKTPLEQIITQKWIANTINGYESWIEFRRTGFPALKNVAASLNNGLIPVRMPYPADAATLNAENYKVAEAATNGNSLDVKVWWNE, from the coding sequence ATGAAAAAAATTATATATATCATCGCAATTTTTGCAATTACGTTTGCCAGTTGCACCAAAGATTTTGAAGAAATTAATACCAACCAAAATTCGCCAGTTTCTGTACAACCAAGCTTATTGTTAAGACAAGTTATTTACGATTATGGCGAACAAATGAGTTATGAAGGTTTTGCAGCAGGAAACTTATTATCACAACACTATGCACTTTTAGATTTTAATTTATTTGACAGGCACGATTTAAAATCTCCACAATTAGGTGGAAATCCTTGGCCCATATTTTTTACCAATTTACGTGACAATGAAATTATACTCAAAAAATCTCGTGAAGCACCAGCTTTTGCGGTTTATGAAGGACCCGCATTAATTTTAAAAGCTTATATGGCAGCAGCATTAACAGATATTTTTGGTGATGTTCCTTATTTTGAAGCATTTAATGGTGTTGGAGGCACTGTAACTCCAAAATACGATTTACAGGAAGACATTTATCAAAAAGAAAACGGAATTTTAGATAATTTAGATAAAGCAATTGCTGCCATTAACGCATATACAGCTGCAATTCCTTTGGAAGGAGATATTCTATTTAATGGCGATTTAAACGCTTGGGTACGTTTTGCAAATTCTTTAAAAATTAAATATTTAATGCGTATTTCTAATAAAGTTGATGTTTCAAATCAATTACAAGCCATATTTACGAGTGGAAATTACATCAAAAATAATAGCGAAAACGCCACTTTCGATTTTACAAATACGGCTCCAAATAATTTTAGATTTGCACAATTAAGAGATGGCGATTTTACAAATTTTGTAATGTCGGAAACTGCTGAAGAAATTTTTGCTGATTTAAATGACAATAGAGTTGCTACTTTTTATCAACCTTTTAAAAACTCTAATTCTAACGAATTTAATGGTTTAATTAACGGAATTAATGCCTCTACCACTACTCCATCTCCAAATGACTATTCTTTAGTGGGTAAAATTTTTAGAGAAGATACTTCTACTTTAGACGCAAATTTTATGACTGCTTGGGAAACCAGTTTTTTATTAGCAGAAGCTGCTCAAAAAGGTTTGATTACCACAAATGTGGAAACTTTATACAACAATGCAGTTACATTGGCTTTTGAGTATTGGAATACAAATTTACCAGCAACATATTTAGCTGGAAATGCCAATTTAAACGCAGTAGGAAAAACACCATTAGAGCAAATTATCACGCAAAAATGGATTGCAAATACAATTAACGGTTACGAAAGTTGGATTGAATTCAGAAGAACAGGATTTCCAGCTTTAAAAAATGTTGCTGCCAGTTTAAATAATGGATTAATTCCTGTAAGAATGCCTTATCCTGCTGATGCAGCTACATTAAATGCAGAGAATTATAAAGTTGCAGAAGCCGCAACAAACGGAAATAGTTTAGATGTAAAAGTTTGGTGGAACGAGTAA
- a CDS encoding sodium:solute symporter family transporter, which produces MDVINWQWLLVISSSLILFFLSPLAKTTDQFFKAVNQKKAPNTLVLTGSLIISWIFAKSITNAANLGLSFGIVGGVAYAGYYLSFAVAGVIIYQLRVKGGFTSIHQFLTSRFGKKAVAVFSILIAFRLFNEVWSNTMVIGSYFGEQESASYYWSILVFTILTLGYALKGGLSSSIFTDVIQMVLFSVLLIIILATIFSAEEFTTKEIISSGTWSFELGLNLFFAALIQSFSYPFHDPVLTDRGFISSPKVTRKSFLWASILGAICIILFSVIGVYAQSQGMKGQAAVEVGKALGVVILLVINFIMITSAASTLDSTFSSFSKLLSVDLNLGKTVSFGRISMIIVAVLGTLPVFFGAEILSATTISGTMVIGLTPVFIFWKVKVPKISFYASVICGLIFGILLVLKSFPESLIFTKGKYADLLWVNLWGILSCIILYFIPKWIKK; this is translated from the coding sequence ATGGATGTAATTAATTGGCAATGGCTTTTGGTAATAAGTTCAAGTTTAATCTTGTTCTTTTTATCTCCGCTCGCAAAAACAACAGACCAGTTTTTTAAGGCTGTAAACCAAAAAAAAGCACCTAATACTTTAGTATTAACTGGAAGTTTAATCATTTCTTGGATTTTTGCAAAAAGCATTACAAATGCCGCAAATTTAGGGTTGTCTTTTGGTATTGTTGGTGGAGTTGCTTATGCTGGTTATTATCTTTCTTTTGCAGTTGCTGGTGTTATTATTTATCAATTACGAGTAAAAGGTGGTTTTACAAGTATTCATCAATTTTTAACATCTAGATTCGGAAAAAAAGCAGTGGCTGTTTTCTCTATTCTAATAGCTTTTCGGCTTTTTAATGAAGTTTGGAGTAACACCATGGTTATTGGAAGTTATTTTGGTGAACAAGAAAGCGCATCTTATTATTGGTCGATTCTTGTGTTTACAATTTTAACCTTAGGTTATGCTTTAAAAGGTGGTTTGAGTAGCTCTATTTTTACAGATGTAATTCAAATGGTTTTATTTTCTGTTTTGCTAATTATTATTTTAGCAACTATTTTTTCTGCGGAAGAATTTACTACAAAAGAAATCATTTCGTCAGGAACATGGAGTTTCGAACTGGGTTTAAACCTCTTTTTTGCGGCTCTTATTCAATCTTTTAGTTATCCTTTTCACGATCCTGTTTTAACAGATCGAGGTTTTATAAGTTCACCAAAAGTAACGCGTAAAAGTTTTTTATGGGCAAGTATTTTAGGTGCAATTTGTATTATTTTATTTAGTGTAATTGGTGTGTATGCACAATCACAAGGCATGAAAGGACAAGCAGCTGTAGAAGTAGGTAAAGCCTTGGGTGTTGTAATTTTACTGGTGATTAATTTTATTATGATCACCTCTGCAGCCTCCACATTAGATTCTACTTTCTCTTCATTTTCTAAATTATTATCTGTGGATTTAAATTTAGGAAAAACGGTTTCTTTCGGAAGAATTTCGATGATAATTGTTGCCGTTTTAGGAACATTACCCGTATTTTTTGGTGCAGAAATTTTATCGGCAACCACCATTTCTGGAACCATGGTTATCGGGCTAACACCCGTTTTTATCTTTTGGAAGGTAAAAGTGCCAAAAATTAGTTTTTATGCAAGCGTAATTTGTGGTTTAATTTTTGGAATCTTATTAGTGTTGAAGTCGTTCCCAGAATCATTAATTTTTACAAAAGGAAAATATGCAGATTTGCTTTGGGTAAATCTTTGGGGAATTTTAAGTTGTATCATTTTATATTTTATTCCAAAATGGATCAAAAAATAA
- a CDS encoding metallophosphoesterase family protein, translated as MDQKITHLGEISGKILVFGGVYSNLQALEALKQIAEKENIPPENCICTGDIVGYCAQPEETVQLFKLWGVRSIAGNVEIQLRENAEDCGCDFREGSRCDEFSQLWYPYAQSKLSENSMEFLKTIPNNISFNYAKKRVTVVHGSFFNVSEFIFKSTDWAIKEPNFEATNANVIIGGHCGLPFNHQEKDKLWLNAGVIGMPANDGNPTVWYAILNDSNNSFNFTHKTLEYNYKLTSKLMQNGLLPEEYSRTIVTGIWDNTEILPPIETGLQGFGIQL; from the coding sequence ATGGATCAAAAAATAACGCATTTAGGCGAAATATCTGGTAAAATACTCGTTTTTGGAGGTGTTTATAGCAATTTACAAGCTTTAGAAGCTTTAAAACAAATTGCTGAAAAGGAAAATATCCCGCCAGAAAATTGTATTTGCACTGGAGATATTGTGGGGTATTGTGCACAACCCGAAGAAACAGTGCAACTTTTTAAATTATGGGGAGTTAGAAGTATTGCTGGAAATGTAGAAATTCAGTTACGAGAAAATGCAGAAGATTGTGGTTGCGATTTTAGAGAAGGTTCACGTTGTGATGAATTTTCTCAACTATGGTACCCTTATGCACAAAGTAAATTGTCTGAAAATTCGATGGAATTTTTAAAAACGATTCCGAACAACATTTCATTTAACTATGCAAAAAAGAGAGTAACTGTTGTACATGGTTCTTTTTTTAATGTATCAGAATTTATTTTTAAATCTACAGATTGGGCCATAAAAGAACCCAATTTTGAAGCAACAAATGCTAATGTTATAATTGGCGGACATTGTGGTTTGCCTTTCAATCATCAAGAAAAAGACAAACTTTGGTTGAATGCAGGAGTAATTGGAATGCCAGCTAATGATGGAAACCCAACTGTTTGGTATGCAATTTTAAATGATTCAAATAATAGTTTTAACTTTACACATAAAACACTAGAATACAATTACAAATTAACCAGCAAATTAATGCAAAATGGTTTGCTTCCAGAAGAATATTCAAGAACGATTGTTACAGGTATTTGGGATAATACAGAAATTTTACCACCCATAGAAACTGGTTTGCAAGGTTTTGGTATTCAACTTTAA
- a CDS encoding rhodanese-like domain-containing protein — MKKIFILLLLVPSTISAQKKLDKLLDKWNTRNVPYISVETLALPKTKAILLDAREEKEFNVSHLKDAIRVGYDDFKLKETLEKIPKDKNTKIVVYCSLGIRSETVAHKLIQEGYTNVYNLYGGIFEWKNADFKVVDTLGNETEKVHAFSKSWSKWLKKGKKVYE, encoded by the coding sequence ATGAAAAAAATATTCATCCTTTTATTATTGGTTCCTTCAACAATTTCTGCACAAAAAAAACTAGATAAATTATTAGATAAATGGAATACCAGAAATGTACCTTACATTTCTGTAGAAACACTTGCGTTACCAAAAACAAAAGCTATTTTACTAGACGCTAGAGAAGAAAAAGAATTTAATGTTAGTCATTTAAAAGATGCAATTCGTGTGGGTTATGACGATTTTAAATTAAAAGAAACCTTAGAAAAAATACCAAAAGATAAAAACACAAAAATAGTGGTGTATTGTTCTTTAGGAATTCGCTCGGAAACTGTTGCTCATAAATTAATACAAGAAGGTTACACAAATGTTTACAATTTGTATGGAGGTATTTTTGAATGGAAAAATGCCGATTTTAAAGTGGTTGACACTTTAGGGAACGAAACTGAAAAGGTACATGCTTTTAGTAAAAGCTGGAGCAAATGGCTTAAAAAAGGAAAAAAAGTTTATGAGTAA
- a CDS encoding TIGR04282 family arsenosugar biosynthesis glycosyltransferase produces MNKNLLLIFTRNPELGKAKTRLAKRVGDETALEIYKFLLERTRNISSEVKTADKAVYYSVKIRENDIWNPEIYQKYQQFGEDLGIRMKNAFKNGFDAGYKKVLIIGSDLYDLSSKNIEKAFHELDNNDVVIGPAVDGGYYLLGMNSLEENIFKNKKWGTETVLKNTLADLKNKKVKLLEFKNDIDVYGDIENIPEIMNTFINSK; encoded by the coding sequence ATGAACAAAAACCTACTACTAATCTTTACAAGAAATCCTGAATTAGGCAAAGCAAAAACACGTTTGGCAAAAAGGGTTGGAGACGAAACTGCTTTAGAAATTTATAAATTTTTATTAGAAAGAACCAGAAATATTTCTTCGGAAGTAAAAACTGCAGACAAAGCCGTTTATTACTCCGTAAAAATTCGAGAAAACGATATTTGGAATCCAGAAATTTATCAAAAATATCAACAGTTTGGCGAAGATTTAGGCATTCGAATGAAAAATGCTTTCAAAAACGGATTTGATGCTGGCTACAAAAAAGTATTAATTATTGGAAGCGATTTGTACGATTTATCGTCTAAAAATATTGAAAAAGCGTTTCATGAATTAGATAACAACGACGTAGTTATTGGCCCTGCAGTAGATGGTGGTTATTATTTACTAGGAATGAATTCTTTGGAAGAAAATATCTTCAAAAATAAAAAATGGGGTACAGAAACGGTTCTAAAAAATACGCTAGCAGATTTAAAAAACAAAAAAGTGAAATTATTGGAGTTTAAAAACGACATAGATGTATATGGGGATATTGAAAATATCCCAGAAATTATGAATACGTTTATCAACTCTAAATAG
- a CDS encoding purine-nucleoside phosphorylase, with protein MKKQQLQETIDFLKSKGITTPEIGIVLGTGLGKLVDEISTELEIGYADIPHFPQATVEFHSGKLIYGELSGKKVLVMSGRFHLYEGYNAWEVTYGIRTMQGLGIKTLLISNAAGAVNLDYKKGDLMLIEDHINLQGTSPLAFNGANNFGNIFADMLEPYSKEINTKLNLIATKQKIQLHKGVYASVLGPQLETRAEYRMLQILEADAVGMSTVPEVIVAKQLNLPCAAISVLTDECDPENLQPVNISEIIAIANEAEPKMITLFKEAIKVI; from the coding sequence ATGAAAAAGCAACAATTACAAGAAACAATCGATTTTTTAAAATCAAAGGGAATTACAACTCCAGAAATAGGAATTGTTCTAGGTACAGGTTTGGGGAAATTGGTTGATGAGATTTCCACCGAATTAGAAATTGGATATGCGGATATACCACATTTTCCGCAGGCAACTGTAGAGTTTCATTCTGGCAAATTAATTTATGGCGAATTATCTGGCAAAAAAGTATTGGTAATGTCGGGTCGTTTTCATTTATATGAAGGCTACAATGCTTGGGAAGTTACCTACGGAATAAGAACAATGCAGGGTTTAGGAATTAAAACTTTACTGATTTCAAATGCAGCAGGCGCAGTAAATCTCGATTATAAAAAAGGCGACTTAATGCTAATTGAAGACCATATTAACCTACAAGGAACTTCTCCATTAGCTTTTAACGGAGCCAATAATTTTGGAAATATTTTTGCGGATATGTTAGAACCCTATTCAAAAGAAATAAACACAAAACTAAATTTAATTGCAACAAAACAAAAAATTCAATTACATAAAGGGGTTTATGCAAGTGTTTTAGGACCACAATTAGAAACCAGAGCAGAATACAGAATGTTGCAAATTTTAGAAGCAGATGCTGTTGGAATGAGCACAGTGCCAGAAGTAATTGTTGCCAAACAACTAAATTTGCCTTGTGCAGCTATTTCTGTGTTAACAGACGAGTGCGATCCTGAAAATCTACAACCTGTAAATATTTCAGAAATTATTGCCATTGCTAATGAAGCAGAACCAAAAATGATAACACTTTTTAAAGAAGCGATTAAAGTGATATAG
- a CDS encoding transposase produces the protein MQIEKINSGFYYHIYNRGNNSQDIFFEELNYDYFLNLIKKYLLPISKIYCYCLLKNHFHILLRINDDCEKPSKYFSNLFNAYTKAINKKYKRTGSLLEKPFKRINITDENYLKTLIIYIHLNPENHQISNNFSRYKFSSYQSFLSSKETSLDRNEVLDLFDGLENFISTHEQRKVFINNKNKQLFLE, from the coding sequence ATGCAAATAGAAAAAATAAATTCCGGATTTTATTATCACATTTACAATAGAGGTAATAATAGTCAAGATATTTTTTTTGAAGAATTAAATTATGATTATTTTCTCAATTTAATTAAAAAATATTTGTTACCAATTTCTAAAATTTATTGTTATTGTTTACTTAAAAATCATTTTCACATTCTTTTAAGAATTAATGATGATTGTGAGAAACCATCAAAATACTTTTCTAACTTATTTAATGCTTACACCAAAGCCATAAATAAGAAATACAAAAGAACTGGAAGTTTGTTAGAAAAACCGTTTAAAAGAATAAACATTACTGATGAAAATTATTTAAAAACATTAATTATTTATATTCATTTGAATCCTGAAAACCATCAAATTTCTAATAATTTTAGTCGTTATAAATTTTCATCATACCAATCTTTTTTATCTTCAAAAGAGACAAGTCTCGATAGAAATGAAGTTTTAGATTTGTTTGATGGACTTGAAAACTTTATTTCAACTCACGAACAAAGAAAAGTTTTTATTAACAACAAGAATAAACAACTTTTTTTGGAGTAA